Proteins from a genomic interval of Crassostrea angulata isolate pt1a10 chromosome 7, ASM2561291v2, whole genome shotgun sequence:
- the LOC128191725 gene encoding anoctamin-4-like isoform X2 has protein sequence MKKSNGGSMTLVSMSADNSQDESDGEPSFSTFTAVASTVKFRNLRNRHLKRNPQVKAFERRYTELGPALIPEQKRIDYVLVHRNKFSNEYKDDESKREELSRKEAKRERFESALKKEGFDIQKEVIGDNVFVKLHCPFKRLCAEAEMVKMEMPLHGCINYPEERRNCFWRFIEKYFETDNEMDFVSAPFMMDRINLYEGYEDPTHFFRPAIRSMLVDHILLNIDIRSKDERKDKGSVKRPKEKIESSSCCCLPCVDSKEKDNSGDTKINDDNDDEFDDIETYVIGKDEAVDEKIYIPGKIHSLPYLLMKGVYSDSFILHEESECKDDESILKDKYFSEANVDLEENKPKEELETDPRKSLNDTWTVFYKFQPLWKIRNYFGEMIALYFAWVGEMTTSLWIPMLLGFAIFLYGLKVSVEANESKFDIPSNISDSDRLKYEVEALLTTFRSSFDNDVTPYFALIICIWGTMFLERWKRRNAQLAYEWDVDNFEHNEPDRPQFYGLKVKKDPVTQEPNWFYPFKRQILKFTVSVSTLLFMMLIVLVSVVGVIVYRLVTTLEYCPGKSAIQCLITSTLLSAVLNAVSILLLGKLYEILAFKLTEWENHRTQTLYDDALVTKMFAFQFVNSYASCFYIAFFRGRFDVFGYSDECVGDSGTCMSQLSFQVLILMIIRPFPRIAKDLIIPLIRKLWRSRPNWCCRINACPCDCCNKINRISTEEAKDVFEANKRLLSNFLERERLKHPLGDFTLNEYTEKVIQYGFLMLFAASFPLAPLMAILLNLIDIRIDAKRMLWSNRRPIAYIRQDIGKWFGILNFVNTVGVITNGFLIGFTSTWASSFDLSSKLWIVLGFEHIVFVLKFLIAYLIPDVPRDVQLSIRREKYQVAKILEDAKYSEAINYGELVPKHKKKRKHRSSNYDTFVQLDESVGKPKEDLKDTAIPEENVFKETESAPQEKSDFNRSSSEESVKEQWYVVKRDISTPKVASARTGGDLSISGVDPKLKNGGSADSIV, from the exons ATGAAGAAATCAAACGGGGGGTCCATGACCCTGGTCAGTATGTCAGCTGACAACAGCCAGGATGAATCCGATGGAGAACCTTCATTTAGTACCTTCACAGCTGTTGCTTCCACCGTCAAGTTCCGCAACCTACGAAATCGTCATCTTAAACGAAATCCGCAGGTCAAAGCCTTTGAACGGCGGTACACAGAATTAGGACCTGCTCTGATTCCTGAACAGAAGCGGATAGACTATGTGCTGGTTCACAGAAATAAGTTCTCAAACGAGTATAAAGATGACGAGAGTAAGAGGGAGGAATTGAGTAGGAAAGAGGCCAAGAGAGAAAGGTTTGAATCTGCTCTGAAGAAGGAGGGATTCGACATTCAGAAGGAAGTCATTGGTGATAATGTGTTTGTCAAATTGCACTGTCCTTTCAAACGCTTATGTGCAGAGGCTGAAATGGTTAAAATGGAAATGCCATTACATGGG TGTATCAATTACCCTGAGGAGCGTCGGAACTGTTTTTGGAGATTTATCGAAAAATACTTTGAAACAGACAATGAAA tGGACTTTGTAAGTGCTCCCTTCATGATGGACAGAATTAACTTGTATGAAGGATATGAAGACCCCACTCATTTCTTTAGACCAGCTATCCGATCAATGCTG GTGGACCACATACTGTTAAATATCGACATAAGGAGTAAAGATGAGAGGAAGGATAAAGGCAGTGTTAAGAGACCTAAAG aaaaaatagagTCAAGTAGCTGTTGTTGCCTTCCTTGTGTAGACTCGAAGGAAAAGGACAATTCTGGGGACACAAAGATAA atgatgataatgatgatgaattTGATGATATTGAGACCTATG ttATTGGCAAAGACGAAGCAGTTGATGAAAAAATCTACATCCCTGGGAAAATTCATA GCTTACCATATTTGCTAATGAAGGGTGTATACTCGGATTCCTTCATCCTCCATGAGGAGTCTGAGTGCAAAGACGATGAGTCTATCCTCAAGGACAAATACTTCAGCGAGGCAAATGTAGATTTGGAGGAGAACAAGCCCAAGGAAGAGTTGGAGACAGACCCCCGGAAAAGTCTCAATGATACCTGGACCGTCTTCTATAAGTTCCAGCCACTGTGGAAGATCCGGAACTATTTTGGAGAGATGATTGCCCTGTACTTTGCCTGGGTAGGAGAAATGACCACCAGCTTATGGATCCCAATGTTGTTAGGATTTGCGATATTTTTGTATGGTTTGAAAGTGAG CGTTGAAGCAAATGAATCCAAGTTTGATATTCCATCCAATATTTCAGACTCAGATAG GCTAAAATATGAAGTTGAAGCTCTTTTGACCACCTTTCGGAGTTCTTTTGACAATGATGTCACTCCATATTTTGCCCTGATCATCTGTATATGGG GAACCATGTTTTTGGAGCGATGGAAAAGGAGGAACGCTCAACTGGCTTATGAATGGGATGTGGACAACTTTGAGCATAACGAGCCTGATCGACCCCAGTTTTATGGGTTAAAGGTCAAAAAGGACCCCGTCACTCAGGAACCCAATTGGTTTTATCCATTCAAAAGGCAGATTCTGAAGTTCACCGTCTCAGTTTCTACACTGTTATTTATG ATGCTGATTGTCCTGGTGAGTGTGGTGGGAGTTATTGTGTACCGTCTAGTCACCACCCTCGAGTACTGTCCGGGGAAGAGCGCCATCCAATGTCTGATCACCTCCACTCTCCTGTCTGCCGTTCTCAATGCAGTCTCCATCCTCCTCCTGGGAAAG CTTTATGAAATACTTGCATTCAAACTGACAGAGTGGG AGAACCACAGGACCCAGACCCTCTATGACGACGCTCTGGTCACCAAAATGTTTGCTTTCCAGTTTGTCAACAGTTATGCTTCCTGTTTCTACATTGCATTCTTCAGAGGG CGCTTTGATGTATTTGGTTACTCTGATGAATGCGTGGGGGACTCAGGAACATGCATGTCCCAGCTGTCTTTCCAAGTCCTTATTTTGATGATCATCAGACCGTTCCCTAGAATTGCCAAAGATCTCATCATACC ACTGATAAGGAAGCTATGGAGAAGTCGACCTAATTGGTGCTGTCGTATAAATGCCTGTCCTTGTGATTGCTGTAATAAAATCAATCGCATCAGCACAGAAGAAGCCAAAGATGTGTTTGAAGCAAACAAGAGGCTGTTGTCCAACTTCTTGGAGCGGGAACGATTGAAGCATCCACTCGGTGACTTCACACTGaatgaatatacagaaaaagtCATCCAGTATGGGTTTCTAATG CTGTTTGCGGCCTCTTTCCCATTGGCCCCCTTGATGGCAATCCTGTTGAACCTGATTGATATACGAATTGATGCTAAGAGAATGCTTTGGAGCAATAGACGCCCTATTGCATATATTCGGCAGGACATAG GCAAGTGGTTTGGTATTCTGAACTTTGTGAACACTGTTGGGGTGATCACCAATGGATTCCTGATAGGTTTTACATCCACCTGGGCCTCTTCCTTTGACCTATCATCCAAACTCTGGATTGTTCTGGGATTTGAg CATATTGTATTTGTTCTGAAGTTTCTCATCGCTTACCTAATTCCTGATGTTCCTAGAGATGTTCAACTTTCAATACGTCGA GAGAAATATCAAGTTGCCAAAATACTAGAGGATGCCAAATACAGCGAAGCTATTAACTATGGGGAATTGGTTCCCAAGCATAAGAAGAAAAG AAAGCACCGATCTTCCAATTATGACACCTTTGTCCAGTTGGATGAAAGTGTTGGGAAACCTAAAGAGGATCTTAAGGATACTGCAATACCAGAGGAAAATGtgttcaaagagacagagtctGCCCCGCAGGAGAAGTCCGATTTCAATCGATCATCATC GGAGGAATCTGTGAAGGAGCAATGGTATGTTGTTAAGAGAGACATAAGCACTCCAAAAGTCGCCAG
- the LOC128191725 gene encoding anoctamin-5-like isoform X4: MKKSNGGSMTLVSMSADNSQDESDGEPSFSTFTAVASTVKFRNLRNRHLKRNPQVKAFERRYTELGPALIPEQKRIDYVLVHRNKFSNEYKDDESKREELSRKEAKRERFESALKKEGFDIQKEVIGDNVFVKLHCPFKRLCAEAEMVKMEMPLHGCINYPEERRNCFWRFIEKYFETDNEMDFVSAPFMMDRINLYEGYEDPTHFFRPAIRSMLVDHILLNIDIRSKDERKDKGSVKRPKEKIESSSCCCLPCVDSKEKDNSGDTKINDTKNDEKLDDDNDDEFDDIETYVIGKDEAVDEKIYIPGKIHSLPYLLMKGVYSDSFILHEESECKDDESILKDKYFSEANVDLEENKPKEELETDPRKSLNDTWTVFYKFQPLWKIRNYFGEMIALYFAWVGEMTTSLWIPMLLGFAIFLYGLKVSVEANESKFDIPSNISDSDRLKYEVEALLTTFRSSFDNDVTPYFALIICIWGTMFLERWKRRNAQLAYEWDVDNFEHNEPDRPQFYGLKVKKDPVTQEPNWFYPFKRQILKFTVSVSTLLFMMLIVLVSVVGVIVYRLVTTLEYCPGKSAIQCLITSTLLSAVLNAVSILLLGKLYEILAFKLTEWENHRTQTLYDDALVTKMFAFQFVNSYASCFYIAFFRGRFDVFGYSDECVGDSGTCMSQLSFQVLILMIIRPFPRIAKDLIIPLIRKLWRSRPNWCCRINACPCDCCNKINRISTEEAKDVFEANKRLLSNFLERERLKHPLGDFTLNEYTEKVIQYGFLMLFAASFPLAPLMAILLNLIDIRIDAKRMLWSNRRPIAYIRQDIGKWFGILNFVNTVGVITNGFLIGFTSTWASSFDLSSKLWIVLGFEHIVFVLKFLIAYLIPDVPRDVQLSIRREKYQVAKILEDAKYSEAINYGELVPKHKKKRKHRSSNYDTFVQLDESVGKPKEDLKDTAIPEENVFKETESAPQEKSDFNRSSSEESVKEQCARTGGDLSISGVDPKLKNGGSADSIV; the protein is encoded by the exons ATGAAGAAATCAAACGGGGGGTCCATGACCCTGGTCAGTATGTCAGCTGACAACAGCCAGGATGAATCCGATGGAGAACCTTCATTTAGTACCTTCACAGCTGTTGCTTCCACCGTCAAGTTCCGCAACCTACGAAATCGTCATCTTAAACGAAATCCGCAGGTCAAAGCCTTTGAACGGCGGTACACAGAATTAGGACCTGCTCTGATTCCTGAACAGAAGCGGATAGACTATGTGCTGGTTCACAGAAATAAGTTCTCAAACGAGTATAAAGATGACGAGAGTAAGAGGGAGGAATTGAGTAGGAAAGAGGCCAAGAGAGAAAGGTTTGAATCTGCTCTGAAGAAGGAGGGATTCGACATTCAGAAGGAAGTCATTGGTGATAATGTGTTTGTCAAATTGCACTGTCCTTTCAAACGCTTATGTGCAGAGGCTGAAATGGTTAAAATGGAAATGCCATTACATGGG TGTATCAATTACCCTGAGGAGCGTCGGAACTGTTTTTGGAGATTTATCGAAAAATACTTTGAAACAGACAATGAAA tGGACTTTGTAAGTGCTCCCTTCATGATGGACAGAATTAACTTGTATGAAGGATATGAAGACCCCACTCATTTCTTTAGACCAGCTATCCGATCAATGCTG GTGGACCACATACTGTTAAATATCGACATAAGGAGTAAAGATGAGAGGAAGGATAAAGGCAGTGTTAAGAGACCTAAAG aaaaaatagagTCAAGTAGCTGTTGTTGCCTTCCTTGTGTAGACTCGAAGGAAAAGGACAATTCTGGGGACACAAAGATAA ATGATACAAAGAATGATGAAAAATTAG atgatgataatgatgatgaattTGATGATATTGAGACCTATG ttATTGGCAAAGACGAAGCAGTTGATGAAAAAATCTACATCCCTGGGAAAATTCATA GCTTACCATATTTGCTAATGAAGGGTGTATACTCGGATTCCTTCATCCTCCATGAGGAGTCTGAGTGCAAAGACGATGAGTCTATCCTCAAGGACAAATACTTCAGCGAGGCAAATGTAGATTTGGAGGAGAACAAGCCCAAGGAAGAGTTGGAGACAGACCCCCGGAAAAGTCTCAATGATACCTGGACCGTCTTCTATAAGTTCCAGCCACTGTGGAAGATCCGGAACTATTTTGGAGAGATGATTGCCCTGTACTTTGCCTGGGTAGGAGAAATGACCACCAGCTTATGGATCCCAATGTTGTTAGGATTTGCGATATTTTTGTATGGTTTGAAAGTGAG CGTTGAAGCAAATGAATCCAAGTTTGATATTCCATCCAATATTTCAGACTCAGATAG GCTAAAATATGAAGTTGAAGCTCTTTTGACCACCTTTCGGAGTTCTTTTGACAATGATGTCACTCCATATTTTGCCCTGATCATCTGTATATGGG GAACCATGTTTTTGGAGCGATGGAAAAGGAGGAACGCTCAACTGGCTTATGAATGGGATGTGGACAACTTTGAGCATAACGAGCCTGATCGACCCCAGTTTTATGGGTTAAAGGTCAAAAAGGACCCCGTCACTCAGGAACCCAATTGGTTTTATCCATTCAAAAGGCAGATTCTGAAGTTCACCGTCTCAGTTTCTACACTGTTATTTATG ATGCTGATTGTCCTGGTGAGTGTGGTGGGAGTTATTGTGTACCGTCTAGTCACCACCCTCGAGTACTGTCCGGGGAAGAGCGCCATCCAATGTCTGATCACCTCCACTCTCCTGTCTGCCGTTCTCAATGCAGTCTCCATCCTCCTCCTGGGAAAG CTTTATGAAATACTTGCATTCAAACTGACAGAGTGGG AGAACCACAGGACCCAGACCCTCTATGACGACGCTCTGGTCACCAAAATGTTTGCTTTCCAGTTTGTCAACAGTTATGCTTCCTGTTTCTACATTGCATTCTTCAGAGGG CGCTTTGATGTATTTGGTTACTCTGATGAATGCGTGGGGGACTCAGGAACATGCATGTCCCAGCTGTCTTTCCAAGTCCTTATTTTGATGATCATCAGACCGTTCCCTAGAATTGCCAAAGATCTCATCATACC ACTGATAAGGAAGCTATGGAGAAGTCGACCTAATTGGTGCTGTCGTATAAATGCCTGTCCTTGTGATTGCTGTAATAAAATCAATCGCATCAGCACAGAAGAAGCCAAAGATGTGTTTGAAGCAAACAAGAGGCTGTTGTCCAACTTCTTGGAGCGGGAACGATTGAAGCATCCACTCGGTGACTTCACACTGaatgaatatacagaaaaagtCATCCAGTATGGGTTTCTAATG CTGTTTGCGGCCTCTTTCCCATTGGCCCCCTTGATGGCAATCCTGTTGAACCTGATTGATATACGAATTGATGCTAAGAGAATGCTTTGGAGCAATAGACGCCCTATTGCATATATTCGGCAGGACATAG GCAAGTGGTTTGGTATTCTGAACTTTGTGAACACTGTTGGGGTGATCACCAATGGATTCCTGATAGGTTTTACATCCACCTGGGCCTCTTCCTTTGACCTATCATCCAAACTCTGGATTGTTCTGGGATTTGAg CATATTGTATTTGTTCTGAAGTTTCTCATCGCTTACCTAATTCCTGATGTTCCTAGAGATGTTCAACTTTCAATACGTCGA GAGAAATATCAAGTTGCCAAAATACTAGAGGATGCCAAATACAGCGAAGCTATTAACTATGGGGAATTGGTTCCCAAGCATAAGAAGAAAAG AAAGCACCGATCTTCCAATTATGACACCTTTGTCCAGTTGGATGAAAGTGTTGGGAAACCTAAAGAGGATCTTAAGGATACTGCAATACCAGAGGAAAATGtgttcaaagagacagagtctGCCCCGCAGGAGAAGTCCGATTTCAATCGATCATCATC GGAGGAATCTGTGAAGGAGCAATG
- the LOC128191725 gene encoding anoctamin-5-like isoform X7 — MKKSNGGSMTLVSMSADNSQDESDGEPSFSTFTAVASTVKFRNLRNRHLKRNPQVKAFERRYTELGPALIPEQKRIDYVLVHRNKFSNEYKDDESKREELSRKEAKRERFESALKKEGFDIQKEVIGDNVFVKLHCPFKRLCAEAEMVKMEMPLHGCINYPEERRNCFWRFIEKYFETDNEMDFVSAPFMMDRINLYEGYEDPTHFFRPAIRSMLVDHILLNIDIRSKDERKDKGSVKRPKEKIESSSCCCLPCVDSKEKDNSGDTKINDTKNDEKLDDDNDDEFDDIETYVIGKDEAVDEKIYIPGKIHSLPYLLMKGVYSDSFILHEESECKDDESILKDKYFSEANVDLEENKPKEELETDPRKSLNDTWTVFYKFQPLWKIRNYFGEMIALYFAWVGEMTTSLWIPMLLGFAIFLYGLKVSVEANESKFDIPSNISDSDRLKYEVEALLTTFRSSFDNDVTPYFALIICIWGTMFLERWKRRNAQLAYEWDVDNFEHNEPDRPQFYGLKVKKDPVTQEPNWFYPFKRQILKFTVSVSTLLFMMLIVLVSVVGVIVYRLVTTLEYCPGKSAIQCLITSTLLSAVLNAVSILLLGKLYEILAFKLTEWENHRTQTLYDDALVTKMFAFQFVNSYASCFYIAFFRGRFDVFGYSDECVGDSGTCMSQLSFQVLILMIIRPFPRIAKDLIIPLIRKLWRSRPNWCCRINACPCDCCNKINRISTEEAKDVFEANKRLLSNFLERERLKHPLGDFTLNEYTEKVIQYGFLMLFAASFPLAPLMAILLNLIDIRIDAKRMLWSNRRPIAYIRQDIGKWFGILNFVNTVGVITNGFLIGFTSTWASSFDLSSKLWIVLGFEHIVFVLKFLIAYLIPDVPRDVQLSIRREKYQVAKILEDAKYSEAINYGELVPKHKKKRKHRSSNYDTFVQLDESVGKPKEDLKDTAIPEENVFKETESAPQEKSDFNRSSSLYRLIGYAPHLATVQEQEGT; from the exons ATGAAGAAATCAAACGGGGGGTCCATGACCCTGGTCAGTATGTCAGCTGACAACAGCCAGGATGAATCCGATGGAGAACCTTCATTTAGTACCTTCACAGCTGTTGCTTCCACCGTCAAGTTCCGCAACCTACGAAATCGTCATCTTAAACGAAATCCGCAGGTCAAAGCCTTTGAACGGCGGTACACAGAATTAGGACCTGCTCTGATTCCTGAACAGAAGCGGATAGACTATGTGCTGGTTCACAGAAATAAGTTCTCAAACGAGTATAAAGATGACGAGAGTAAGAGGGAGGAATTGAGTAGGAAAGAGGCCAAGAGAGAAAGGTTTGAATCTGCTCTGAAGAAGGAGGGATTCGACATTCAGAAGGAAGTCATTGGTGATAATGTGTTTGTCAAATTGCACTGTCCTTTCAAACGCTTATGTGCAGAGGCTGAAATGGTTAAAATGGAAATGCCATTACATGGG TGTATCAATTACCCTGAGGAGCGTCGGAACTGTTTTTGGAGATTTATCGAAAAATACTTTGAAACAGACAATGAAA tGGACTTTGTAAGTGCTCCCTTCATGATGGACAGAATTAACTTGTATGAAGGATATGAAGACCCCACTCATTTCTTTAGACCAGCTATCCGATCAATGCTG GTGGACCACATACTGTTAAATATCGACATAAGGAGTAAAGATGAGAGGAAGGATAAAGGCAGTGTTAAGAGACCTAAAG aaaaaatagagTCAAGTAGCTGTTGTTGCCTTCCTTGTGTAGACTCGAAGGAAAAGGACAATTCTGGGGACACAAAGATAA ATGATACAAAGAATGATGAAAAATTAG atgatgataatgatgatgaattTGATGATATTGAGACCTATG ttATTGGCAAAGACGAAGCAGTTGATGAAAAAATCTACATCCCTGGGAAAATTCATA GCTTACCATATTTGCTAATGAAGGGTGTATACTCGGATTCCTTCATCCTCCATGAGGAGTCTGAGTGCAAAGACGATGAGTCTATCCTCAAGGACAAATACTTCAGCGAGGCAAATGTAGATTTGGAGGAGAACAAGCCCAAGGAAGAGTTGGAGACAGACCCCCGGAAAAGTCTCAATGATACCTGGACCGTCTTCTATAAGTTCCAGCCACTGTGGAAGATCCGGAACTATTTTGGAGAGATGATTGCCCTGTACTTTGCCTGGGTAGGAGAAATGACCACCAGCTTATGGATCCCAATGTTGTTAGGATTTGCGATATTTTTGTATGGTTTGAAAGTGAG CGTTGAAGCAAATGAATCCAAGTTTGATATTCCATCCAATATTTCAGACTCAGATAG GCTAAAATATGAAGTTGAAGCTCTTTTGACCACCTTTCGGAGTTCTTTTGACAATGATGTCACTCCATATTTTGCCCTGATCATCTGTATATGGG GAACCATGTTTTTGGAGCGATGGAAAAGGAGGAACGCTCAACTGGCTTATGAATGGGATGTGGACAACTTTGAGCATAACGAGCCTGATCGACCCCAGTTTTATGGGTTAAAGGTCAAAAAGGACCCCGTCACTCAGGAACCCAATTGGTTTTATCCATTCAAAAGGCAGATTCTGAAGTTCACCGTCTCAGTTTCTACACTGTTATTTATG ATGCTGATTGTCCTGGTGAGTGTGGTGGGAGTTATTGTGTACCGTCTAGTCACCACCCTCGAGTACTGTCCGGGGAAGAGCGCCATCCAATGTCTGATCACCTCCACTCTCCTGTCTGCCGTTCTCAATGCAGTCTCCATCCTCCTCCTGGGAAAG CTTTATGAAATACTTGCATTCAAACTGACAGAGTGGG AGAACCACAGGACCCAGACCCTCTATGACGACGCTCTGGTCACCAAAATGTTTGCTTTCCAGTTTGTCAACAGTTATGCTTCCTGTTTCTACATTGCATTCTTCAGAGGG CGCTTTGATGTATTTGGTTACTCTGATGAATGCGTGGGGGACTCAGGAACATGCATGTCCCAGCTGTCTTTCCAAGTCCTTATTTTGATGATCATCAGACCGTTCCCTAGAATTGCCAAAGATCTCATCATACC ACTGATAAGGAAGCTATGGAGAAGTCGACCTAATTGGTGCTGTCGTATAAATGCCTGTCCTTGTGATTGCTGTAATAAAATCAATCGCATCAGCACAGAAGAAGCCAAAGATGTGTTTGAAGCAAACAAGAGGCTGTTGTCCAACTTCTTGGAGCGGGAACGATTGAAGCATCCACTCGGTGACTTCACACTGaatgaatatacagaaaaagtCATCCAGTATGGGTTTCTAATG CTGTTTGCGGCCTCTTTCCCATTGGCCCCCTTGATGGCAATCCTGTTGAACCTGATTGATATACGAATTGATGCTAAGAGAATGCTTTGGAGCAATAGACGCCCTATTGCATATATTCGGCAGGACATAG GCAAGTGGTTTGGTATTCTGAACTTTGTGAACACTGTTGGGGTGATCACCAATGGATTCCTGATAGGTTTTACATCCACCTGGGCCTCTTCCTTTGACCTATCATCCAAACTCTGGATTGTTCTGGGATTTGAg CATATTGTATTTGTTCTGAAGTTTCTCATCGCTTACCTAATTCCTGATGTTCCTAGAGATGTTCAACTTTCAATACGTCGA GAGAAATATCAAGTTGCCAAAATACTAGAGGATGCCAAATACAGCGAAGCTATTAACTATGGGGAATTGGTTCCCAAGCATAAGAAGAAAAG AAAGCACCGATCTTCCAATTATGACACCTTTGTCCAGTTGGATGAAAGTGTTGGGAAACCTAAAGAGGATCTTAAGGATACTGCAATACCAGAGGAAAATGtgttcaaagagacagagtctGCCCCGCAGGAGAAGTCCGATTTCAATCGATCATCATC ACTCTATAGACTAATAGGATATGCCCCTCATCTGGCTACCG